The Cygnus atratus isolate AKBS03 ecotype Queensland, Australia unplaced genomic scaffold, CAtr_DNAZoo_HiC_assembly HiC_scaffold_125, whole genome shotgun sequence genome contains a region encoding:
- the SMARCA4 gene encoding transcription activator BRG1 isoform X7: MSTPDPPMGGTPRPGPSPGPGPSPGAMLGPSPGPSPGSAHSMMGPSPGPPSAGHPLPPQGPGPYAQDNMHQMHKPMDSMHEKGIADDPRYGQMKGMGLRPGGHAGMGPPPSPMDQHSQGYPSPLGGSEHASSPVPANGPASAPPLPSGPAGVPLDGADPQALGQQNRGPTPFNQNQLHQLRAQIMAYKMLARGQPLPEHLQMAVQGKRPLPGMQQQLPTLPPPSVAAAGPVQGPGPGPTPPNYSRPHGIGGPNMPPPGPSGVPPGMPGQPPGGPPKPWPEGPLANAAAPTSTPQKLIPPQPTGRPSPAPPAVPPAASPVMPPQTQSPGQPAQPAPMVQLHQKQNRITPIQKPRGLDPVEILQEREYRLQARIAHRIQELENLPGSLAGDLRTKATIELKALRLLNFQRQLRQEVVVCMRRDTALETALNAKAYKRSKRQSLREARITEKLEKQQKIEQERKRRQKHQEYLNSILQHAKDFKEYHRSVTGKIQKLTKAVATYHANTEREQKKENERIEKERMRRLMAEDEEGYRKLIDQKKDKRLAYLLQQTDEYVANLTELVRQHKAAQVAKEKKKKKKKKKAENAEGQTPAIGPDGEPLDETSQMSDLPVKVIHVESGKILTGTDAPKAGQLEAWLEMNPGYEVAPRSDSEESGSEEEEEEEEEEQPQPAQPALPVEEKKKIPDPDSDDVSEVDARHIIENAKQDVDDEYGVSQALARGLQSYYAVAHAVTERVDKQSTLMVNGVLKQYQIKGLEWLVSLYNNNLNGILADEMGLGKTIQTIALITYLMEHKRINGPFLIIVPLSTLSNWAYEFDKWAPSVVKVSYKGSPAARRAFVPQLRSGKFNVLLTTYEYIIKDKHILAKIRWKYMIVDEGHRMKNHHCKLTQVLNTHYVAPRRLLLTGTPLQNKLPELWALLNFLLPTIFKSCSTFEQWFNAPFAMTGEKVDLNEEETILIIRRLHKVLRPFLLRRLKKEVEAQLPEKVEYVIKCDMSALQRVLYRHMQAKGVLLTDGSEKDKKGKGGTKTLMNTIMQLRKICNHPYMFQHIEESFSEHLGFTGGIVQGLDLYRASGKFELLDRILPKLRATNHKVLLFCQMTSLMTIMEDYFAYRGFKYLRLDGTTKAEDRGMLLKTFNEPGSEYFIFLLSTRAGGLGLNLQSADTVIIFDSDWNPHQDLQAQDRAHRIGQQNEVRVLRLCTVNSVEEKILAAAKYKLNVDQKVIQAGMFDQKSSSHERRAFLQAILEHEEQDEEEDEVPDDETVNQMIARHEEEFDLFMRMDLDRRREEARNPKRKPRLMEEDELPSWIIKDDAEVERLTCEEEEEKMFGRGSRHRKEVDYSDSLTEKQWLKVYMAIEEGTLEEIEEEVRQKKSSRKRKRDTDVGSATPTTSTRSRDKDEESKKQKKRGRPPAEKLSPNPPNLTKKMKKIVDAVIKYKDSSSGRQLSEVFIQLPSRKELPEYYELIRKPVDFKKIKERIRNHKYRSLNDLEKDVMLLCQNAQTFNLEGSLIYEDSIVLQSVFTSVRQKIEKEEESEGEDSEEEEEGEEEGSESEARSVKVKIKLGRKEKAQERLKGRRRTSRGSRAKPVVSDDDSEEEQEEDRSGSGTEDD; encoded by the exons ATGTCCACCCCGGACCCTCCGATGGGCGGCACGCCGCGGCCGGGTCCCTCGCCGGGCCCGGGCCCCTCGCCGGGCGCGATGCTGGGCCCCAGCCCCGGACCCTCGCCCGGCTCCGCTCACAGCATGATGgggcccagccccggccccccctcgGCCGGGCACCCGCTGCCGCCCCAAGGGCCCGGGCCCTACGCTCAGGACAACATGCACCAGATGCACAAG CCCATGGACTCGATGCACGAGAAGGGCATCGCCGACGACCCGCGCTACGGCCAGATGAAGGGCATGGGGCTGAGGCCCGGCGGGCACGCGGGCATggggcccccccccagccccatggacCAGCACTCGCAAG gTTACCCCTCTCCCCTGGGGGGCTCGGAGCACGCCTCGAGCCCGGTGCCTGCCAACGGCCCGGCCTccgccccgccgctgccctCCGGCCCCGCGGGGGTCCCGCTGGACGGCGCCGACCCGCAGGCCCTGGGCCAGCAGAACCGGGGCCCGACCCCGTTCAACCAGAACCAGCTGCACCAGCTGCGGGCCCAGATCATGGCCTACAAGATGCTGGCCCGGGGCCAGCCGCTCCCCGAGCACCTCCAGATGGCCGTGCAGGGCAAACGGCCGCTGCCcggcatgcagcagcagctgcccacgCTACCTCCACCCTCCGTggccgccgcggggccggtGCAAGGGCCCGGACCGGGACCGACGCCTCCAAACTACAGCAGACCTCACG GTATAGGAGGGCCCAACATGCCCCCTCCCGGACCCTCAGGAGTTCCCCCAGGAATGCCTGGGCAGCCCCCGGGCGGCCCCCCCAAGCCCTGGCCTGAAG gcccacTGGCGAatgctgcagcccccaccagCACACCTCAGAAGCTGATCCCCCCCCAGCCGACCGGCCGGCCCTCCCCGGCTcccccggccgtgccccccgccgcctcccccgtGATGCCGCCCCAGACGCAGTCCCCGGGGCAGCCGGCGCAGCCGGCCCCCATGGTGCAGCTGCACCAGAAGCAGAACCGCATCACCCCCATCCAGAAACCCCGGGGGCTCGACCCCGTGGAGATCCTGCAGGAGAGGGAGTACAG GCTGCAGGCTCGCATCGCTCACCGGATCCAAGAGCTGGAAAACCTTCCCGGCTCCCTGGCCGGCGACCTGAGAACCAAAGCGACCATCGAGCTCAAAGCGCTGCGGCTGCTTAACTTCCAGAGACAG ctgCGTCAGGAAGTGGTGGTGTGCATGCGGCGGGACACGGCCCTGGAGACGGCCCTGAACGCCAAGGCCTACAAGCGCAGCAAGCGGCAGTCGCTGCGCGAGGCTCGCATCACCGagaagctggagaagcagcagaagatcGAGCAGGAGCGGAAGCGCCGGCAGAAGCACCAG GAATACCTCAACAGCATCCTCCAGCACGCCAAGGACTTCAAGGAGTACCACCGCTCCGTCACGGGCAAGATCCAGAAGCTCACCAAGGCGGTGGCCACCTACCACGCCAACACGGAGCGCGAGCAGAAGAAGGAGAACGAGAGGATCGAGAAGGAGCGGATGCGCCGCTTGATG GCTGAGGATGAGGAAGGGTACCGCAAGCTGATCGACCAGAAGAAGGACAAGCGGCTGGCCTACCTGCTGCAGCAGACGGACGAGTACGTGGCCAACCTGACAGAGCTGGTGCGGCAGCACAAGgctgcccaggtggccaaggagaagaagaagaagaagaagaagaag aAGGCAGAGAACGCAGAAGGGCAGACCCCCGCCATCGGGCCGGACGGCGAG CCTCTGGATGAGACGAGCCAGATGAGCGACCTCCCCGTGAAAGTGATCCACGTGGAGAGCGGCAAGATCCTCACCGGCACCGACGCCCCCAAAGCGGGGCAGCTGGAGGCCTGGCTGGAAATGAACCCCGG GTATGAGGTAGCTCCGAGATCTGACAGTGAAGAAAGTGggtcagaggaggaggaggag gaggaggaggaggagcagccgCAGCCCGCTCAGCCGGCGCTGCCcgtggaggagaagaagaagatcCCCGACCCCGACAGCGACGACGTGTCGGAGGTGGACGCCCGGCACATTATCGA GAACGCCAAGCAGGACGTGGACGACGAGTACGGCGTGTCGCAGGCGCTGGCCAGGGGCCTGCAGTCCTACTACGCCGTGGCCCACGCCGTCACCGAGAGGGTGGACAAGCAGTCCACGCTGATGGTCAACGGCGTCCTCAAGCAGTACCAG ATCAAGGGCCTGGAGTGGCTGGTGTCCTTGTACAACAACAACCTGAACGGCATCCTGGCAGACGAGATGGGTCTGGGCAAAACGATCCAGACCATCGCTTTAATCACATACCTCATGGAGCACAAGCGGATCAACGGCCCCTTCCTCATCATAGTACCTCTCTC aaccCTGTCGAATTGGGCGTACGAGTTTGACAAATGGGCTCCTTCTGTGGTGAAGGTCTCCTACAAG ggctccccGGCAGCAAGACGGGCGTTTGTACCTCAGCTCCGCAGCGGGAAATTCAACGTCCTGCTCACGACGTACGAGTACATCATCAAAGACAAGCACATCCTCGCCAAG ATCCGCTGGAAGTACATGATCGTGGACGAGGGCCACAGGATGAAGAACCACCACTGCAAGCTCACCCAGGTCCTCAACACGCACTACGTGGCCCCGCGCCGCCTGCTGCTGACGGGCACCCCGCTGCAGAACAAGCTCCCGGAGCTCTGGGCCCTGCTCAACTTCCTCCTGCCGACCATCTTCAAGAGCTGCAGCACCTTCGAGCAGTGGTTCAACGCCCCCTTTGCCATGACGGGGGAGAAG GTGGACCTGAACGAAGAGGAAACCATCCTGATCATCAGGCGCTTACACAAAGTGCTGCGCCCCTTCCTGCTGCGAAGGCTGAAGAAGGAAGTGGAAGCTCAGCTGCCCGAGAAG GTGGAGTACGTGATCAAGTGCGACATGTCGGCCCTGCAGAGGGTGCTCTACAGGCACATGCAGGCCAAGGGCGTGCTCCTCACCGACGGCTCCGAGAAGGACAAAAAG GGTAAAGGCGGGACAAAAACCTTGATGAACACCATCATGCAGCTGAGGAAGATCTGCAACCACCCCTACATGTTCCAGCACATCGAG GAATCCTTTTCCGAGCACTTGGGGTTCACTGGAGGTATCGTGCAAGG aCTGGATTTGTACCGTGCCTCGGGCAAATTTGAGCTCCTAGACAGAATCCTCCCCAAGCTGCGAGCCACCAACCACAAGGTGCTGCTCTTCTGCCAGATGACCTCCCTCATGACCATCATGGAAGATTATTTTGCTTACCGTGGATTCAAATACCTCAGGCTGGACG GAACCACTAAAGCCGAAGACCGCGGCATGTTGTTAAAGACTTTCAATGAGCCAGGCTCTGagtacttcatttttttgctcAGCACCCGGGCTGGCGGGCTGGGCCTGAACCTCCAGTCTGCAGATACTGTGATTATCTTTGACAGCGACTGGAACCCTCACCAG GACCTGCAGGCGCAGGACCGAGCGCACCGCATCGGGCAGCAGAACGAGGTGCGCGTCCTCCGGCTCTGCACCGTCAACAGCGTGGAGGAGAAGATCCTCGCCGCCGCCAAGTACAAGCTGAACGTCGACCAGAAGGTTATCCAAGCCGGCATGTTTGACCAGAAGTCCTCGAGCCACGAGCGAAGAGCCTTCCTCCAGGCTATCCTGGAGCACGAGGAGCAGGACGAG GAGGAAGACGAAGTCCCCGACGACGAAACGGTCAACCAGATGATCGCGCGGCACGAGGAGGAGTTTGACCTTTTCATG CGCATGGACCTGGACCGCCGGCGGGAGGAGGCGCGCAACCCCAAGCGCAAGCCGCGGCTGATGGAGGAGGACGAGCTGCCCTCGTGGATCATCAAGGACGACGCCGAGGTGGAGAGGTTAACgtgcgaggaggaggaggaaaaaatgttcgGGCGAGGCTCCCGGCACCGCAAAGAGGTGGACTACAGTGACTCGCTGACGGAGAAGCAGTGGCTCAAGGTATACATG GCGATCGAGGAGGGCACGCTGGAGGAGATCGAGGAGGAGGTGCGCCAGAAGAAGTCCTCCCGCAAGCGCAAGCGGGACACGGACGTGGGCTCCGCCacccccaccaccagcacccgcAGCCGGGACAAGGACGAGGagagcaagaagcagaagaagcgCGGCCGGCCGCCGGCCGAGAAGCTCTCCCCGAACCCGCCCAACCTCAccaaaaagatgaagaagatCGTGGATGCCGTCATCAAGTACAAGGATAG CAGCAGTGGCCGCCAGCTCAGCGAGGTCTTCATCCAGCTCCCCTCTCGCAAGGAGCTGCCCGAGTACTACGAGCTCATCCGCAAGCCGGTCGACTTCAAGAAAATCAAg GAGCGCATCCGCAACCACAAGTACCGCAGCCTGAACGACCTGGAGAAGGACGTGATGCTGCTGTGCCAGAACGCGCAGACCTTCAACCTCGAGGGCTCCCTG atttACGAGGACTCCATCGTGCTGCAGTCCGTCTTCACCAGCGTGAGGCAGAAAATcgagaaggaggaggagagcgaAGGTGAGgacagtgaggaggaggaggaaggcgaaGAGGAAGGATCTGAATCAGAGG CCCGGTCCGTGAAGGTGAAAATCAAACTGGGGCGGAAGGAGAAGGCGCAGGAGCGGCTCAAGGGCCGCAGGCGCACCAGCCGCGGCTCCCGCGCCAAGCCCGTGGTGAGCGACGACGACAgcgaggaggagcaggaggag GATCGCTCCGGCAGCGGCACCGAAGACGACTGA
- the SMARCA4 gene encoding transcription activator BRG1 isoform X6: MSTPDPPMGGTPRPGPSPGPGPSPGAMLGPSPGPSPGSAHSMMGPSPGPPSAGHPLPPQGPGPYAQDNMHQMHKPMDSMHEKGIADDPRYGQMKGMGLRPGGHAGMGPPPSPMDQHSQGYPSPLGGSEHASSPVPANGPASAPPLPSGPAGVPLDGADPQALGQQNRGPTPFNQNQLHQLRAQIMAYKMLARGQPLPEHLQMAVQGKRPLPGMQQQLPTLPPPSVAAAGPVQGPGPGPTPPNYSRPHGIGGPNMPPPGPSGVPPGMPGQPPGGPPKPWPEGPLANAAAPTSTPQKLIPPQPTGRPSPAPPAVPPAASPVMPPQTQSPGQPAQPAPMVQLHQKQNRITPIQKPRGLDPVEILQEREYRLQARIAHRIQELENLPGSLAGDLRTKATIELKALRLLNFQRQLRQEVVVCMRRDTALETALNAKAYKRSKRQSLREARITEKLEKQQKIEQERKRRQKHQEYLNSILQHAKDFKEYHRSVTGKIQKLTKAVATYHANTEREQKKENERIEKERMRRLMAEDEEGYRKLIDQKKDKRLAYLLQQTDEYVANLTELVRQHKAAQVAKEKKKKKKKKKAENAEGQTPAIGPDGEPLDETSQMSDLPVKVIHVESGKILTGTDAPKAGQLEAWLEMNPGYEVAPRSDSEESGSEEEEEEEEEEQPQPAQPALPVEEKKKIPDPDSDDVSEVDARHIIENAKQDVDDEYGVSQALARGLQSYYAVAHAVTERVDKQSTLMVNGVLKQYQIKGLEWLVSLYNNNLNGILADEMGLGKTIQTIALITYLMEHKRINGPFLIIVPLSTLSNWAYEFDKWAPSVVKVSYKGSPAARRAFVPQLRSGKFNVLLTTYEYIIKDKHILAKIRWKYMIVDEGHRMKNHHCKLTQVLNTHYVAPRRLLLTGTPLQNKLPELWALLNFLLPTIFKSCSTFEQWFNAPFAMTGEKVDLNEEETILIIRRLHKVLRPFLLRRLKKEVEAQLPEKVEYVIKCDMSALQRVLYRHMQAKGVLLTDGSEKDKKGKGGTKTLMNTIMQLRKICNHPYMFQHIEESFSEHLGFTGGIVQGLDLYRASGKFELLDRILPKLRATNHKVLLFCQMTSLMTIMEDYFAYRGFKYLRLDGTTKAEDRGMLLKTFNEPGSEYFIFLLSTRAGGLGLNLQSADTVIIFDSDWNPHQDLQAQDRAHRIGQQNEVRVLRLCTVNSVEEKILAAAKYKLNVDQKVIQAGMFDQKSSSHERRAFLQAILEHEEQDENRYSAGSGSGSASFPHTASTLCLNAELEEPPLKEEDEVPDDETVNQMIARHEEEFDLFMRMDLDRRREEARNPKRKPRLMEEDELPSWIIKDDAEVERLTCEEEEEKMFGRGSRHRKEVDYSDSLTEKQWLKAIEEGTLEEIEEEVRQKKSSRKRKRDTDVGSATPTTSTRSRDKDEESKKQKKRGRPPAEKLSPNPPNLTKKMKKIVDAVIKYKDSSGRQLSEVFIQLPSRKELPEYYELIRKPVDFKKIKERIRNHKYRSLNDLEKDVMLLCQNAQTFNLEGSLIYEDSIVLQSVFTSVRQKIEKEEESEGEDSEEEEEGEEEGSESEARSVKVKIKLGRKEKAQERLKGRRRTSRGSRAKPVVSDDDSEEEQEEDRSGSGTEDD; the protein is encoded by the exons ATGTCCACCCCGGACCCTCCGATGGGCGGCACGCCGCGGCCGGGTCCCTCGCCGGGCCCGGGCCCCTCGCCGGGCGCGATGCTGGGCCCCAGCCCCGGACCCTCGCCCGGCTCCGCTCACAGCATGATGgggcccagccccggccccccctcgGCCGGGCACCCGCTGCCGCCCCAAGGGCCCGGGCCCTACGCTCAGGACAACATGCACCAGATGCACAAG CCCATGGACTCGATGCACGAGAAGGGCATCGCCGACGACCCGCGCTACGGCCAGATGAAGGGCATGGGGCTGAGGCCCGGCGGGCACGCGGGCATggggcccccccccagccccatggacCAGCACTCGCAAG gTTACCCCTCTCCCCTGGGGGGCTCGGAGCACGCCTCGAGCCCGGTGCCTGCCAACGGCCCGGCCTccgccccgccgctgccctCCGGCCCCGCGGGGGTCCCGCTGGACGGCGCCGACCCGCAGGCCCTGGGCCAGCAGAACCGGGGCCCGACCCCGTTCAACCAGAACCAGCTGCACCAGCTGCGGGCCCAGATCATGGCCTACAAGATGCTGGCCCGGGGCCAGCCGCTCCCCGAGCACCTCCAGATGGCCGTGCAGGGCAAACGGCCGCTGCCcggcatgcagcagcagctgcccacgCTACCTCCACCCTCCGTggccgccgcggggccggtGCAAGGGCCCGGACCGGGACCGACGCCTCCAAACTACAGCAGACCTCACG GTATAGGAGGGCCCAACATGCCCCCTCCCGGACCCTCAGGAGTTCCCCCAGGAATGCCTGGGCAGCCCCCGGGCGGCCCCCCCAAGCCCTGGCCTGAAG gcccacTGGCGAatgctgcagcccccaccagCACACCTCAGAAGCTGATCCCCCCCCAGCCGACCGGCCGGCCCTCCCCGGCTcccccggccgtgccccccgccgcctcccccgtGATGCCGCCCCAGACGCAGTCCCCGGGGCAGCCGGCGCAGCCGGCCCCCATGGTGCAGCTGCACCAGAAGCAGAACCGCATCACCCCCATCCAGAAACCCCGGGGGCTCGACCCCGTGGAGATCCTGCAGGAGAGGGAGTACAG GCTGCAGGCTCGCATCGCTCACCGGATCCAAGAGCTGGAAAACCTTCCCGGCTCCCTGGCCGGCGACCTGAGAACCAAAGCGACCATCGAGCTCAAAGCGCTGCGGCTGCTTAACTTCCAGAGACAG ctgCGTCAGGAAGTGGTGGTGTGCATGCGGCGGGACACGGCCCTGGAGACGGCCCTGAACGCCAAGGCCTACAAGCGCAGCAAGCGGCAGTCGCTGCGCGAGGCTCGCATCACCGagaagctggagaagcagcagaagatcGAGCAGGAGCGGAAGCGCCGGCAGAAGCACCAG GAATACCTCAACAGCATCCTCCAGCACGCCAAGGACTTCAAGGAGTACCACCGCTCCGTCACGGGCAAGATCCAGAAGCTCACCAAGGCGGTGGCCACCTACCACGCCAACACGGAGCGCGAGCAGAAGAAGGAGAACGAGAGGATCGAGAAGGAGCGGATGCGCCGCTTGATG GCTGAGGATGAGGAAGGGTACCGCAAGCTGATCGACCAGAAGAAGGACAAGCGGCTGGCCTACCTGCTGCAGCAGACGGACGAGTACGTGGCCAACCTGACAGAGCTGGTGCGGCAGCACAAGgctgcccaggtggccaaggagaagaagaagaagaagaagaagaag aAGGCAGAGAACGCAGAAGGGCAGACCCCCGCCATCGGGCCGGACGGCGAG CCTCTGGATGAGACGAGCCAGATGAGCGACCTCCCCGTGAAAGTGATCCACGTGGAGAGCGGCAAGATCCTCACCGGCACCGACGCCCCCAAAGCGGGGCAGCTGGAGGCCTGGCTGGAAATGAACCCCGG GTATGAGGTAGCTCCGAGATCTGACAGTGAAGAAAGTGggtcagaggaggaggaggag gaggaggaggaggagcagccgCAGCCCGCTCAGCCGGCGCTGCCcgtggaggagaagaagaagatcCCCGACCCCGACAGCGACGACGTGTCGGAGGTGGACGCCCGGCACATTATCGA GAACGCCAAGCAGGACGTGGACGACGAGTACGGCGTGTCGCAGGCGCTGGCCAGGGGCCTGCAGTCCTACTACGCCGTGGCCCACGCCGTCACCGAGAGGGTGGACAAGCAGTCCACGCTGATGGTCAACGGCGTCCTCAAGCAGTACCAG ATCAAGGGCCTGGAGTGGCTGGTGTCCTTGTACAACAACAACCTGAACGGCATCCTGGCAGACGAGATGGGTCTGGGCAAAACGATCCAGACCATCGCTTTAATCACATACCTCATGGAGCACAAGCGGATCAACGGCCCCTTCCTCATCATAGTACCTCTCTC aaccCTGTCGAATTGGGCGTACGAGTTTGACAAATGGGCTCCTTCTGTGGTGAAGGTCTCCTACAAG ggctccccGGCAGCAAGACGGGCGTTTGTACCTCAGCTCCGCAGCGGGAAATTCAACGTCCTGCTCACGACGTACGAGTACATCATCAAAGACAAGCACATCCTCGCCAAG ATCCGCTGGAAGTACATGATCGTGGACGAGGGCCACAGGATGAAGAACCACCACTGCAAGCTCACCCAGGTCCTCAACACGCACTACGTGGCCCCGCGCCGCCTGCTGCTGACGGGCACCCCGCTGCAGAACAAGCTCCCGGAGCTCTGGGCCCTGCTCAACTTCCTCCTGCCGACCATCTTCAAGAGCTGCAGCACCTTCGAGCAGTGGTTCAACGCCCCCTTTGCCATGACGGGGGAGAAG GTGGACCTGAACGAAGAGGAAACCATCCTGATCATCAGGCGCTTACACAAAGTGCTGCGCCCCTTCCTGCTGCGAAGGCTGAAGAAGGAAGTGGAAGCTCAGCTGCCCGAGAAG GTGGAGTACGTGATCAAGTGCGACATGTCGGCCCTGCAGAGGGTGCTCTACAGGCACATGCAGGCCAAGGGCGTGCTCCTCACCGACGGCTCCGAGAAGGACAAAAAG GGTAAAGGCGGGACAAAAACCTTGATGAACACCATCATGCAGCTGAGGAAGATCTGCAACCACCCCTACATGTTCCAGCACATCGAG GAATCCTTTTCCGAGCACTTGGGGTTCACTGGAGGTATCGTGCAAGG aCTGGATTTGTACCGTGCCTCGGGCAAATTTGAGCTCCTAGACAGAATCCTCCCCAAGCTGCGAGCCACCAACCACAAGGTGCTGCTCTTCTGCCAGATGACCTCCCTCATGACCATCATGGAAGATTATTTTGCTTACCGTGGATTCAAATACCTCAGGCTGGACG GAACCACTAAAGCCGAAGACCGCGGCATGTTGTTAAAGACTTTCAATGAGCCAGGCTCTGagtacttcatttttttgctcAGCACCCGGGCTGGCGGGCTGGGCCTGAACCTCCAGTCTGCAGATACTGTGATTATCTTTGACAGCGACTGGAACCCTCACCAG GACCTGCAGGCGCAGGACCGAGCGCACCGCATCGGGCAGCAGAACGAGGTGCGCGTCCTCCGGCTCTGCACCGTCAACAGCGTGGAGGAGAAGATCCTCGCCGCCGCCAAGTACAAGCTGAACGTCGACCAGAAGGTTATCCAAGCCGGCATGTTTGACCAGAAGTCCTCGAGCCACGAGCGAAGAGCCTTCCTCCAGGCTATCCTGGAGCACGAGGAGCAGGACGAG AACAGATACAGCGCGGGCAGCGGCAGTGGCAGTGCAAGCTTCCCCCACACTGCCTCAACCCTGTGCCTGAACGCTGAGTTGGAGGAACCACCTCTAAAG GAGGAAGACGAAGTCCCCGACGACGAAACGGTCAACCAGATGATCGCGCGGCACGAGGAGGAGTTTGACCTTTTCATG CGCATGGACCTGGACCGCCGGCGGGAGGAGGCGCGCAACCCCAAGCGCAAGCCGCGGCTGATGGAGGAGGACGAGCTGCCCTCGTGGATCATCAAGGACGACGCCGAGGTGGAGAGGTTAACgtgcgaggaggaggaggaaaaaatgttcgGGCGAGGCTCCCGGCACCGCAAAGAGGTGGACTACAGTGACTCGCTGACGGAGAAGCAGTGGCTCAAG GCGATCGAGGAGGGCACGCTGGAGGAGATCGAGGAGGAGGTGCGCCAGAAGAAGTCCTCCCGCAAGCGCAAGCGGGACACGGACGTGGGCTCCGCCacccccaccaccagcacccgcAGCCGGGACAAGGACGAGGagagcaagaagcagaagaagcgCGGCCGGCCGCCGGCCGAGAAGCTCTCCCCGAACCCGCCCAACCTCAccaaaaagatgaagaagatCGTGGATGCCGTCATCAAGTACAAGGATAG CAGTGGCCGCCAGCTCAGCGAGGTCTTCATCCAGCTCCCCTCTCGCAAGGAGCTGCCCGAGTACTACGAGCTCATCCGCAAGCCGGTCGACTTCAAGAAAATCAAg GAGCGCATCCGCAACCACAAGTACCGCAGCCTGAACGACCTGGAGAAGGACGTGATGCTGCTGTGCCAGAACGCGCAGACCTTCAACCTCGAGGGCTCCCTG atttACGAGGACTCCATCGTGCTGCAGTCCGTCTTCACCAGCGTGAGGCAGAAAATcgagaaggaggaggagagcgaAGGTGAGgacagtgaggaggaggaggaaggcgaaGAGGAAGGATCTGAATCAGAGG CCCGGTCCGTGAAGGTGAAAATCAAACTGGGGCGGAAGGAGAAGGCGCAGGAGCGGCTCAAGGGCCGCAGGCGCACCAGCCGCGGCTCCCGCGCCAAGCCCGTGGTGAGCGACGACGACAgcgaggaggagcaggaggag GATCGCTCCGGCAGCGGCACCGAAGACGACTGA